The proteins below are encoded in one region of Fibrella aestuarina BUZ 2:
- a CDS encoding NCS2 family permease, which translates to MTNKRTEILAGVSTFLATMYIIVVNPAILSQAGLPFSGVLTATVLLSFLSSLMMGLYARNPLVVAPGMGLNAFFTFTAVKGMGISPEVALGAVFWAGVLFLVLSLLNVRSALVRLIPKPLRYAISAGIGLFISLIGFENAHFIVANPVTLVSAAHLTDPAVLTFVLGLLLTAVLLIRNVPGAIVLGIVVTTLAALPIGRWWGGEVPLVQWQGLIAAPDFSLLGRLDLVGALRWTLWPVIFAFVFTDLFDSISTFVGVAEAANLTDEQGEPLRLNRSLLTDAVATTLAGLLGTSPGTAYIESAVGIAQGGRTGLTAIVAGSLFLPFLFLSPLLSVIPGIATAPALVLVGAFMMKPILKIDWDRLDEALPAFLALVLIPFSYSITTGIVWGFLSWTIVRLFTGRVREIPAGLWLVDALCVLSLLS; encoded by the coding sequence ATGACAAACAAACGAACTGAGATACTCGCCGGGGTGTCGACTTTTTTGGCTACGATGTACATCATCGTGGTGAATCCGGCTATTCTGAGCCAGGCGGGGCTGCCGTTTTCGGGGGTGCTCACCGCCACGGTGCTGCTGTCGTTTCTGAGCAGCCTGATGATGGGTCTGTACGCCCGTAACCCACTCGTGGTGGCCCCTGGTATGGGCCTCAACGCCTTTTTTACGTTTACTGCTGTCAAGGGCATGGGCATTTCGCCTGAGGTGGCGTTGGGGGCGGTGTTCTGGGCGGGTGTGCTGTTTCTGGTGCTGTCGCTGCTGAACGTGCGGTCGGCGTTGGTACGGCTCATCCCCAAACCCCTGCGCTACGCCATCTCGGCGGGTATTGGCCTGTTTATCTCGCTGATCGGGTTTGAAAATGCCCATTTTATCGTGGCAAACCCGGTTACGCTCGTGAGTGCAGCCCACCTGACCGACCCCGCCGTACTAACGTTTGTGCTGGGGCTGCTGCTGACGGCGGTGCTGCTCATCAGGAACGTACCTGGCGCCATTGTCTTGGGCATTGTGGTGACCACGCTGGCTGCGCTGCCCATTGGCCGCTGGTGGGGTGGCGAGGTGCCGCTGGTGCAGTGGCAGGGCCTGATCGCCGCCCCCGATTTTTCGCTGCTGGGTCGGCTCGATCTGGTAGGGGCGCTGCGCTGGACGCTCTGGCCCGTCATTTTCGCCTTCGTTTTCACCGATCTGTTCGACAGCATCAGCACGTTTGTGGGCGTGGCCGAAGCCGCCAACCTCACCGACGAGCAGGGCGAGCCTCTCCGCCTGAACCGCTCGCTGCTCACCGACGCCGTGGCCACCACGCTGGCCGGTCTGCTGGGTACAAGCCCTGGCACGGCTTATATCGAATCGGCGGTGGGCATTGCACAGGGGGGGCGGACCGGCCTGACGGCCATTGTGGCGGGGTCGCTGTTTCTGCCCTTCCTGTTTCTGTCGCCGCTATTGTCGGTGATTCCGGGCATCGCGACCGCCCCGGCGCTGGTGCTGGTGGGGGCGTTTATGATGAAACCCATTCTCAAAATTGACTGGGACCGGCTCGACGAGGCGCTGCCTGCGTTTCTGGCGCTGGTCCTGATTCCATTCAGTTACAGCATCACCACCGGCATTGTGTGGGGCTTTTTGTCGTGGACCATCGTGCGGCTGTTTACGGGGCGGGTTCGTGAGATTCCCGCCGGGCTATGGCTGGTCGATGCGCTCTGCGTCTTGTCGCTGCTGAGTTAA